The following nucleotide sequence is from Vanrija pseudolonga chromosome 4, complete sequence.
GTGCAGCCCGTGCCACACCAGTTACTGGGATCTTCCCCGGGCTGATCGCAGCATGcgcccgcggccgcgagTGCGTCTTCGCCTTCGGGGAGACAATTGGGGTCGAAGCACGCGTCTTCGCAAGCCTCGCTACTACACGCCTCGGTACACGGCTCTGCGACGCACTTGTCCGCGGCGTgggggtgcgggtgcgggtgcgggtgcgggtgggATTCCTCGCAATGCTCGTCGAGGCAGCAGTATGTTTCGAACGGGCATGGCGAGTTACACTTTGTCTCGCCGCCCGTGTGGGAATGAGTGTGGGTATGGGTccgcgaggaagacgacgacgagccgtggtcgaggtcgcaGCAGACGAGGGCCTCCCAGTTATCCGGTACAAAGGAGCGGTTCGGAGCGgtgagcggcgaggggggcggAGAAGCCGCCCGAGAGATAGtctgttgttgctgctgggcctgcATTGTGTCGACCGAGCACCGAGTAGAGTTACCGAGCGAGACAATGGGTAGTTTGAAagagagtgagagtgagATGTAGCAAGCCTTTGTGCGTGCGCTAGAATCGAGTCGTGGCTGGCGATCATcccacgacgacggaccAAACGCCGAGCGACCGAGGAGAAAACCTTGCAAGCTAGCGGGCTTGTTGCGTGCGAGCCAGACAGACCAACGAGAcgagggggggtggggaAGTGGGGGGCAGTGgctgtcggcctcgctgTTGGCCAGTCGCTACTGTCTGTCACTGCTGGCGCGTAATACCAGCCTAGGGTCTACAAGTGGACCGCGTGCTGCCTTGTCGGGGGGGTCATTGGGTTGCTCTTGTTGAAAGGAATAGCGCGCGCGtagaggacgaggtggatgGTGTGTGTGGAGAATGGATGTCGCCAATTGTGAGGACCCGACCGGTCACCGAGGCCGATAATCTGCAGCCATACGGGTGAGAGCCGAGGACAATAAAGTGGGTGGGCGGGATAAACCCccgccctgcgccgccgctccgtGCCTGAGCACGACACCCGTATCGGCCATTTTGGGCCGCTGGCGGCAAAAGTGCCACAAACACTGCGCACACGACTGGACGAGTTGCATACCGCGCCAAACAAGCGAACGGGGGTCGAGACGGGACGCGACGCGGTGGACGGAGGGTATGGACGGGGCTTGCTGGTGGCTGCTCTGCAGCCCTGGAGGTCGTCGGAACCCCgagaagagagagagagagtggactcctcctcggcgcggctcgGACTAACGCCAGGCCAGGCGGAGTATTGCGTCGTGCCTGCGGGGACAAGCGTCGATGGCTAGGTGCTGCTTGCCACAGGAAGTACAGTTCAGTGTATGCCGAAGAgaccgcggccgtcgagcggcgagcaAGGCAGTTGTTGGCTCGGGCGAAAACGTACTCGGACGACCGGGCAGCTTTCCCCGACCGTGGCACAAACAGGCGAAATCGTAAACGAAGTTCATACCCCAATGACCTGCACCGAGGGCTCTACTATAGACGTAATGATGAAACCAATCTAATGCGAACGATacttgtgcttgtgcttgcgCTTGGGCTTGCAGCTCTTCTGCGGCTTCTTGGAGGTGGGTGTCGGCGCTTCGGTGCCGCTTGAGGGCGTGTCAGTCGGGCCAGCAGAGCCGGAGGAAGGCGTGCCGGTTGCTGGCTCGCCAGAGTATGAGTctgtcggcgacgggccggcggtgccagagccagaggttgtcgagctcgaaGGTGTGGCGGTGCCGGCAGAGCCGGATTCTTGGCCCGTTGGCTCGCCCGTGGCAGCGGAACCCGAACCGGTGGGAGTGGGCTCGCCTGTGGCGGAAGAACCGGAGCCTGTGGTCGAGGGTGCCGCGGCAGAGCCAGAGCCTGtagatgacgaggaggtgaTGGAGCCAGAGGCCGAACCCGTGCCACTGACAGAGGTCGGTGTGGCGGTGCCGTTCacgctggccgacgacgaaggcaGAGCGGTCGTGTTGCCTGAAGCAGTGGGAACAGCGGTCGTGTTacccgacgacgcggggagGGCGGTAGCGTTGCCGGACGAAGTGGGAAGCGCGGTCGTGTTACCTGAGGAGGTGGGGCCAGCGCTGGTCGTGTTCGAGGGGACGACGCCCGAGGTCGTGTTGGTCGGCaggggcgccgacgacgtgttgGTCGGAAggggcgccgacgtcgtcgacgtgttCGTCGGGCCggcgatcgacgacgagttggtAGGACCCATCGACGTAGTGTtcgtcgggcgcgccgaggtcgagctcgtggtgTTGGTTGGCAGCGTCACGTTGGTCGGCTGGGCACCGTCGCACCCGATCGTCGTGATCGTGGGCTTGGGGCCGGGGATGTACGCCTTGGTGTTGAACACTGCGCCCTTTGTGTTTGTCGCGCCGCACACGTTGGCGACGACCTGTGTCGCGCTCATGTCCGTCCCAAAGGTCTGGTATACGGTCGCCGGGCAGGGGGGGTACATGCCTGTAAACTCGCAGCTCGTCTCGAGGCCGTACACGTCCGCGACGCGCTTcttcacgccgccggcgcgcacctcctcgtcggtcccgacgagcaccttgcccttgttgatcgccgcctcgtccgagccccagacgccgaggtgctggTCCGGGATGTTGGGGTGGGAGATGTTCGCGATCGTGCTCCCCGGAGGCACTTGCACTGCAACTGGCACAGTCTTGCGGTCGTAAAACATGTACGCGTTCGGCGAGACCCATCCGGGATCGCCGTGGTACCACGGGCAGTTTTCCGGCTTGTCGACCGGCCCGTTGTCCTCCCAGAGCGGATTGCAGCCCGGCAGCTGGTCGAGCGGCTGGAACAGCCCCACGTCCTCGTCTGGGATCTGGCCCGCATACCGGCActcgcgcgccttgccgttgtcgtcgatggTCTTGTCTGAAAACACGGGGCAGTTGCTGTAGTTGTCGCCGCACCCGTTGTAGTTTCCGTTCTGCGCAATCAcctgcgcgagcagctccaTGTCCCATCCCGACACAAAGTCGGCGTGCAGGCTCGGTCCGAGCGCATCGCCGTTCGAGAGGACAAGCTGCTGCTTCTTCGTCTTGTCAAAGTACCACGCGACCTCGTGCAGGATGGTCGGGTACTTGATCGGGTGGGAGTCTGGGCAGAACCACCCAGCCCACGAGCCTTTGCCGTCTGGCGTAAACTGCGGCCAGGCCATGTGGTCGAAGTGGTtgcgcgagtcgagctgcCCGTCCGCCCTTCCGCACGAGGGGAAGTTGGCAAGAAGCACGACAGTGTTGTATCCGTTCGGGTGGGAAGTTGAATTCGGTAAGAACGGCCCGTTGGACTCTCCATCAACCTTGACTTCGATGCCCTCGGTGCGGATGTCGCTCATGTTGCGGGACATCGCGGTGCCGGAGATCATGCGCAAGCCCTGCGGGAAGGGCTGGACGTTGGGCCCTACGGTTCGATAGTAGATGCGCGTGATGCCCTGCGGCGCTGCGCGGaacttgccgtcgtcgttgcggTAGTACAATGATCTGGCGTGAGTCGTGCCCTCCTGCCCCGTCCAACTCACGGTTGCCAGTAGTTTGACCTGTCACCCGCGGCGACAGCGGTCGTGCAATCGGCGTTCTGCTGCTCACTAGGCGTGTTGAGCACGTCTGGGCGTGAGTTAGCAATGTCGCCCTGTGGCATTCCACTCACTCCGGAAGTTGTTGGCCCCCTGCACGATGTGCacgtgcggcgcgagcccgcCCCCGAAAGCGATGGGATCCATACGCGACATGGTGAGTGCGGACGCGTCGAACACGATGAacgcgaccgcctcgcccgtctTCCTCTTGCTGAGCTCGGGgccgtcgcccagctcgcggcggacTTGGGCAGCCATGAGCTCCTGGGGCGATCCGGGCTCGTACGTCTCGTTGGCGCGGATGACGTGCCGTCTCATGCCGGCGGGGAGGCCTGGCATGGGTGCTGGCGCGGCCAGCGCGCTGCccgcgagagcgaggaggagagacGATGCGAgcatgttgttgttgcttgAGGCTTGGGACTTGTTGCCCTCCTCTCAACGGCCGCTTAAGtaccctcctcgcgcgcgtcaacACTTCAAGCAAAAGTCAgtctcgacgccgtctcgtcctcgccgtcgcgacaAACACGGTGCCTCTGTCACGAGCGGACGCGTCGGGCGTGTCAGGTCAGCCAGTCAGTCACTGCAATACCACCCTCAAGGCCCGTGAGTACCCTTTGTCGATCAGACCCGACCCAGGCAATCGTCCTCAAAAAGCGACATTCACGGGCATGCGTGCCTCGTAACCAAGGTTTCCGGTCGACCCAGAAAACTCCTGTCAGCCCGCAGCAGAGCCCAACCCACGCAGCACACACAGTGCCGGATTAATCTGATGCCTATCTTGGGTCAGAGGCACGCCATGTGCCGTGCCGTCAGCGAGGGTGAGGGGATGTGTGACGCCAGGAGATCCGTTGGAGGGCCAGCCTCGTGGCCTATCGTCGAGAGGCCGCGCCagggcgccgtcgtcacggAGCGCGTGCGCAACGCGTGTGTTGGTCACGGCCTGTTCCTCGCCCCTCGGCGGGGGTGCCTCCAGGTGGAGCCGATGCAGAGTCCGAGTGGCCGTGTGTCTTTGGGGCCAAGTCTGGACTGTGTTGTGCAGGGATGCCaaggtgagcgcggcgaggatggggaTCTGCGTTTGGACTGGTTGGAGTGGTTGGAATCGGAGGCAAACAACGAAAACAACGGATTGATCGATTTCTCAGTGTTGCCAGTGTAAACAACCACGCTACGCCACTGATACAACAACACCAACGGGATACATCGAGCGGCAAGCAGCCCGCTCTCCTCCCGGGTCTTCGGAACGCACAGCACGTGGAGCTGACAGAGCTCTGCTAGCTATGTGCACGACTTTGACGCGGCTCTAACGCGCAGCAGGATCTCGCAGAGCTCCGCCTGCTCCGCCAAATCTCACCGGGACGATGCCGGCCCGGAGTCCGGAGCAACACCCAATAACCGCCTCTAGCCGGCATCCATAAAGTCGGCCTCTTACCCCTCTGAGGACCTCACCCACGCCCATCGCACACCATGTCCACACCAAAAGTCATCCTCATCACCGGCGCGTCAGGCGGCATCGGGCGCGCATGCGCCGTCGCCTTGTCTAAAGCGttcgcgccgctcgtgctcgtcctctcTGGCCGGCGTGAGGCAGAGCTGCAGGCGACCGCGGCCGCTTGTGCGCCTGGCACgacggtcgaggtcgtcgctggggacgtgagcgacgaggccgacgtgcgGAGGATGTTTGAACTCGTGCAGACCAAGTACGGCCGGCTGGACGTGCTCTTCAACGTGAGTGGCATAGCGTTGTCTCGCTGACGCGGCGCAgaacgccggcgtcgacctgctcaacTCGGTCCcgatcgaggacgccgacatgGCGACGTTCCGTAAAGTCCTAGACGTGAACGTCATGGCTGCGGTGCAGacgactgccgccgccgtgcggaTCATGAAGGCCCAGTCCCCTCCAGGCGGGAGGATCATCAACAACGGGTCCATCTCGAGCGAGAGCCCGCGGCCCGACTCGGCAGCGTACACGGTCAGCAAGCATGCCATCCTCGGcctgacgcgctcgacgagcctcGACGGCAGGAAGTATGGGATTGCAGCGACGCAGCTGGACATTGGGAACGCGCAGACCGATATGGGCGGGCACGCGGCCAAGGGCTGCCGCCAGGCCGACGGGAGTATCCGCCCCGAACCGATGATGGGGGTGAAGAACGTTGCGGACACGGTCGTGTTCGTCGCGGGGCTGCCCCTCGAGGCGGATGTGCAGAGGCTGAGTATCCTCGCTACTGGGATGCCGTTCGTCGGGAGGGGTTAGTTAGCGTGTATTGTGATGTATTGTTGTTGCCGTCCGCCGTCCGCCACCTTGGCCGCCGTCCCCTAACCCTGCCTAATACAATGCAACAACTCTACAGTGCTCTATGCTAGCCTGACCAAGAGACCCCACCATCGCGACCCGCCGCACGCGCTTACGCCGCCACATTGCCCATCGACTCGAcgcggcccttgcccttggactcctcgttgacgaggtcggtgatGGCGCGGAACGCCGACGGGCTGATCTTGACAATCTGCGTGGGTCAGCACCAAACCGCACGAGCTACCCACCGCCTCCCACTCAGCGTCcatgtcctcctcctcggtctcaTCGGCCAGGGCCAggaccttgtccttgacgCGCTTGGCGTCCTTGGACGGCATGGTGATGCGCACGCGCATGCGCACACGCTGCACGGGGAGCACGCTGCCCGGCTGGCTGAGCTGGCGGATGAGGTCCAGCGCCTGCGCCTTGGCCGTCTTCTCCGCCTTGGTGGAGAAGCCGAGCTCAGTCATGGCCTTCTCGACCATGCCGACCGTGTGCTTGCGTTGTGTGGCCGGGTCGACCGTCATCTCGGTCACGAGGGTGGCGATCTCGCGCGAGAGGgacgcgagctgcgcgccgcgctcgaggttgTTGACCTGGAGTTCACCCTTGCGGAGGATCTGGCGGTGGTCAGCAAAAACTCaggcaggccgaggagcgatCCGGAGCGCAGCGCAAGGTTCGCGCGCCACCACGGACCACCGCCTACCAAACTCACCTCCTCAATAACCTTGTTCATGTCGTCCGAGCCGAACGCCTTGGTCCagtcgtcgcgcttggcgacCTGGCCCTTGGGCACGTTGGTGAAGATCTGCTCGATCTGGAGGACTTCGGAGAGGTCGGTCTCGCTGAGATGTCAGCTGACGCTCCAGAACTGATCAGCCAACTCACACGCCAGAGCGGAACTCTGTCACCTTGTTCTTGTAGCATGCGATCTGGGGGTTTAGCtcgcgccgccttcctcgccttccccgGCGTCACTCACCTCGAAGCGCTTGCCGCCCTTCTTCATCTTGACGATGGAGACGTTGGTGAGCCTGAGTGTGAGCTAGGTACTCTGGTCCTCATTCTGTTAGCTCACTTGATATTTGTTCCAGGTTGGTGCACCATTTTGTTTTAATTGTTTGCCGTGGtcaatgttgttgttgagaAATCGTCGTTCGGTCCTTGTCGTTGTCAGCGGCGACTTGGCGTGAGATGGAGCAGAAACCTTGAAACGGCTCGGATCCGAACCACTCAAAGGTATGTACGTCACTCGAGCCAAATGGAGCCTTTACGTAAATTACCATGACGCGTCAATTATTGTCTATTTAGTCCTTCCATATAAAATTTGGGTGCCGGCCAGTGGTGATCGTGTGCGGTACATATGCCGTTTGTGTGTTGGTGGTGCTAGACGCATTTGGACCGGCGCCGGTAGTGGAATCAAGTGGTGACGAGTGTCGTCGCGACTTGGACGAGACATCTCCTCTTCTCAACGCTACATCTCTCTCAACTAGAACACCCAAGACGCTCCACAAGAGACTTTAGAGCCGCGCCTAGCACAGCAGTGCACACAGCGGCACCACTACAACTACAGTTAACGAgaccccacacacacacgctccACCCTCAGACCACGGACGCGCCTCCCCTCAGcctcccgccgcccgccgccgccaccaccaccaccaccaccaccaccaccaccaccacgagcaCGATGCCAAAGGTTTTCGAGAACGAGATTGTTTACAAGTGAGCGAGGGCGTCACACGACCATGTCTGACGACCTAGCTACTCGCCAGTGCACACCATCAACTGGCTCCTGAGGAAATACCCCAACCCGTTCGCGACGCATGTGTTCAGCGTGGACACGCTCGAGAGGGCAATTGACCCAGACACGGGACTGTTGA
It contains:
- the RUMGNA_00694_1 gene encoding 3-beta-hydroxycholanate 3-dehydrogenase (NADP(+)), with the protein product MSTPKVILITGASGGIGRACAVALSKAFAPLVLVLSGRREAELQATAAACAPGTTVEVVAGDVSDEADVRRMFELVQTKYGRLDVLFNNAGVDLLNSVPIEDADMATFRKVLDVNVMAAVQTTAAAVRIMKAQSPPGGRIINNGSISSESPRPDSAAYTVSKHAILGLTRSTSLDGRKYGIAATQLDIGNAQTDMGGHAAKGCRQADGSIRPEPMMGVKNVADTVVFVAGLPLEADVQRLSILATGMPFVGRG
- the sdo1 gene encoding Ribosome maturation protein sdo1, with the translated sequence MVHQPGTNIKLTNVSIVKMKKGGKRFEIACYKNKVTEFRSGVETDLSEVLQIEQIFTNVPKGQVAKRDDWTKAFGSDDMNKVIEEILRKGELQVNNLERGAQLASLSREIATLVTEMTVDPATQRKHTVGMVEKAMTELGFSTKAEKTAKAQALDLIRQLSQPGSVLPVQRVRMRVRITMPSKDAKRVKDKVLALADETEEEDMDAEWEAIVKISPSAFRAITDLVNEESKGKGRVESMGNVAA